The Pirellulales bacterium genome has a segment encoding these proteins:
- a CDS encoding glycosyltransferase family 2 protein yields MSQLTISIPAYNDAETIRAVALESLAAAGQCATDIEVLVINDGSRDGTQQAIEAICRDYPRVRAIEHPRNLGFGPTIREAYLAASSEWVVFLPGDGQIPPAEVAVLWRERDDCDLVLAWRRERNDPVNRRFTSWCYNRMVSSVAGRRIRDVNGTALVRRALLNQFSLESDSAFIHAELALKCIRHGARWREVAIAHRPRMFGEGSGNRLGVVAKTFRDLVKYAVTGRVAAARGHAIE; encoded by the coding sequence TTGTCGCAACTGACCATCAGTATTCCGGCCTACAACGACGCGGAAACGATCCGCGCGGTGGCCTTGGAGTCGCTGGCCGCCGCTGGCCAGTGCGCGACGGATATTGAGGTGCTGGTGATCAACGATGGCAGTCGCGACGGCACGCAACAGGCGATTGAAGCGATCTGCCGCGACTATCCGCGGGTGCGCGCGATCGAGCATCCGCGCAACCTGGGGTTTGGCCCCACGATACGCGAGGCGTATCTGGCGGCCAGCAGCGAGTGGGTGGTGTTCTTGCCGGGGGATGGCCAAATTCCGCCGGCGGAAGTGGCAGTGCTATGGCGCGAGCGCGACGACTGCGACCTGGTGCTGGCCTGGCGCCGCGAGCGGAACGATCCGGTCAATCGGCGCTTCACCTCGTGGTGCTACAACCGCATGGTTTCGAGCGTCGCCGGGCGGCGGATTCGGGACGTCAACGGCACCGCGCTGGTGCGGCGGGCGCTGCTGAATCAGTTTTCGCTGGAGAGCGACAGCGCGTTCATTCATGCCGAGTTGGCGCTGAAGTGCATTCGCCACGGGGCGCGGTGGCGCGAAGTCGCCATCGCGCATCGACCGCGGATGTTTGGCGAGGGTTCGGGCAATCGCTTGGGCGTGGTCGCCAAGACCTTCCGGGACTTGGTAAAATACGCCGTCACGGGGCGAGTAGCGGCAGCGCGCGGACACGCCATCGAATGA
- a CDS encoding WxcM-like domain-containing protein: MKYDLQECVKHTDQRGYLVEFLRRDELVDLHVPFGQIYFVTFERPGQVRGNHFHKRGSEWFGVAEGTLEVVLEDVRTKERAEFILRSDDKLFHRLTIGPYIAHAFRNMTPTAILIDYTSEQFDRQDPDRNPYILLEPLDAHAPAPEGK; the protein is encoded by the coding sequence ATGAAATATGACCTGCAAGAATGCGTCAAGCACACCGACCAGCGCGGTTACCTGGTGGAGTTTTTGCGCCGCGACGAGCTAGTCGACCTGCATGTGCCGTTCGGCCAGATTTATTTCGTCACCTTCGAGCGTCCCGGACAAGTGCGCGGCAATCACTTTCACAAGCGCGGCAGCGAGTGGTTTGGCGTGGCCGAGGGGACGCTGGAGGTGGTGCTTGAAGATGTGCGGACCAAGGAGCGGGCCGAGTTCATCTTGCGCAGCGACGACAAACTGTTCCACCGGCTGACCATTGGCCCTTATATCGCGCACGCGTTCCGCAACATGACGCCGACCGCGATCTTGATCGACTACACCAGCGAGCAATTCGATCGCCAAGATCCCGATCGCAACCCGTATATTTTGCTGGAACCGTTGGACGCTCACGCGCCTGCCCCGGAGGGTAAATAA
- a CDS encoding alkyl/aryl-sulfatase has translation MPRFLARHGWYWLIAAALVSLPSAAWAQIRSDVPKLIKVTDRVYCATGYALANVIYVITDESLVVIDTPESPAAAAATLEAMRKFTDKPIRRLIYTHFHGDHCNGARSFAADKPEIIAQALHVEEMGKYRALAMYNGRLNGLQFGFSLPPKERGISLAFEPGKLVIGYMPPTKTFDDKLEFEEGGVRFELRHAPGETNDHLYVWLPDERIACCGDLYYNSFPMLASPMKHERPVATWADSLQRIREHKPEHLVPSHSDPVSGAAVVDDVLDHYIAAIRFVDSEMIKYLNQGLSLAEIQRKLKLPPELAAKPYLQPLYGRVEWGVAGAYRNYTGWYDFNPTHLNPALPQEVHQALFEAAGGAEPLVARAQKAADDSNWQLVLEVTEIVRTVEPKNGAMNELRAQAFTELANRATSSVEKNIYRAAALEHRKQLKRAAAKP, from the coding sequence ATGCCGCGATTTCTGGCACGGCACGGATGGTATTGGCTGATCGCGGCGGCGCTGGTATCGCTGCCGAGCGCGGCCTGGGCGCAGATTCGCAGCGACGTGCCGAAGCTAATCAAAGTCACCGATCGCGTTTATTGCGCCACAGGCTATGCGCTGGCCAACGTGATTTATGTCATCACCGACGAGAGCCTGGTGGTGATCGACACGCCCGAAAGCCCGGCGGCCGCGGCGGCCACGCTGGAGGCGATGCGCAAGTTTACGGACAAGCCGATACGGCGCCTGATCTACACGCACTTTCATGGCGACCATTGCAACGGCGCGCGGAGCTTTGCCGCGGACAAGCCCGAGATCATCGCGCAAGCATTGCATGTGGAGGAGATGGGCAAGTACCGCGCGCTGGCCATGTACAACGGTCGGCTGAACGGCTTGCAGTTTGGTTTTAGCTTGCCCCCCAAAGAGCGCGGCATTTCGCTGGCGTTTGAGCCGGGCAAGCTGGTCATCGGCTACATGCCGCCGACCAAGACGTTTGACGACAAGCTGGAGTTTGAAGAGGGGGGCGTGCGGTTTGAATTGCGTCACGCGCCGGGAGAAACCAACGATCACCTGTATGTATGGCTGCCCGACGAGCGGATCGCCTGTTGTGGCGACCTGTACTACAACAGCTTTCCGATGTTGGCCAGCCCGATGAAGCACGAGCGGCCAGTGGCGACCTGGGCCGACTCGCTGCAGCGCATTCGGGAGCACAAGCCGGAGCATCTCGTGCCGTCGCACAGCGATCCGGTCAGCGGCGCGGCGGTCGTTGACGACGTGCTGGACCATTACATCGCGGCCATCCGCTTTGTCGACAGCGAGATGATCAAGTATTTGAATCAGGGGCTGTCGCTTGCCGAAATTCAGCGCAAGCTGAAACTGCCGCCAGAACTAGCGGCCAAGCCATATTTGCAGCCGCTCTATGGGCGCGTCGAATGGGGGGTGGCGGGGGCCTATCGCAACTACACCGGTTGGTACGACTTCAATCCCACGCATCTCAATCCGGCGTTGCCGCAAGAAGTTCACCAAGCGTTGTTCGAGGCGGCGGGAGGCGCCGAACCGCTTGTGGCTCGCGCCCAAAAGGCGGCCGACGATTCCAACTGGCAACTGGTGCTCGAGGTCACCGAAATTGTGCGCACGGTCGAGCCCAAGAACGGAGCGATGAATGAACTGCGCGCGCAGGCCTTCACCGAACTAGCCAACCGGGCCACCAGCAGCGTCGAAAAGAACATCTATCGCGCCGCGGCGCTGGAACACCGCAAGCAATTGAAACGCGCGGCGGCCAAGCCGTAG
- a CDS encoding RidA family protein yields MNPEQRVAELGLEFPPPPKPAGVYKPVIVVGNMAYVSGHGPLKSDGSMTVGKLTTAAGQVEIGQAAARQTGLAILASLRAHLKDLNRVKRLVKTLGMVNCVPDFKEHPAVINGYSNLMSEVFGADAGVGARSAVGMGSLPGDISVEIEAIFEVEP; encoded by the coding sequence ATGAATCCCGAACAACGCGTCGCCGAACTCGGGCTCGAATTTCCGCCCCCGCCCAAGCCGGCCGGCGTCTACAAACCGGTGATCGTGGTCGGCAACATGGCCTACGTGTCAGGGCACGGCCCGCTTAAGTCCGACGGTTCGATGACGGTCGGCAAACTGACGACGGCGGCCGGACAGGTGGAAATTGGCCAGGCCGCCGCGCGGCAGACCGGATTGGCGATCCTCGCCTCGCTCCGCGCCCATCTGAAAGACCTCAACCGCGTAAAGCGGCTGGTCAAGACGCTCGGCATGGTCAATTGCGTGCCCGACTTCAAGGAGCATCCCGCCGTCATCAACGGCTACAGCAACCTGATGTCCGAGGTCTTTGGCGCCGATGCCGGCGTGGGCGCCCGCAGCGCGGTGGGCATGGGCTCATTGCCGGGCGACATCAGCGTGGAGATCGAGGCGATTTTTGAGGTGGAGCCGTAG